One segment of Paenibacillus sp. FSL R7-0337 DNA contains the following:
- a CDS encoding ABC transporter ATP-binding protein has translation MAFVTVKDEYKRYKMGETLIVANDGIEFEIEKGEFAVIVGPSGAGKSTVLNILGGMDSADEGQVIVDGTDIARYNAKELTGYRRNDVGFVFQFYNLVPNLTTLENVELASQISPRALDARKVLEDVGLGARLNNFPAQLSGGEQQRVAIARALAKQPKLLLCDEPTGALDYNTGKQVLKLLQDTCRDTGTTVIVITHNLAIAPMADRVIEINNAKVRKMVKNEAPVSVEDIEW, from the coding sequence ATGGCATTCGTAACGGTGAAGGATGAATATAAGCGCTATAAGATGGGGGAGACCCTGATTGTTGCCAACGACGGCATAGAGTTCGAGATTGAAAAGGGTGAATTTGCTGTAATAGTAGGGCCCAGCGGGGCTGGAAAGTCAACGGTGCTTAACATACTGGGCGGGATGGATTCCGCCGACGAAGGCCAGGTCATTGTGGACGGTACCGACATCGCACGATATAACGCCAAGGAACTGACCGGTTACCGCCGTAATGACGTGGGTTTCGTGTTTCAGTTCTATAATCTGGTCCCTAATCTGACCACCCTGGAGAATGTCGAGCTGGCTTCGCAGATCTCGCCCCGGGCACTCGATGCCCGGAAGGTGCTGGAGGATGTGGGGCTTGGCGCGCGGCTGAATAACTTCCCGGCCCAGCTCTCTGGCGGGGAGCAGCAGCGCGTGGCTATCGCCAGAGCGCTGGCGAAGCAGCCGAAGCTGCTGCTCTGTGATGAGCCGACCGGTGCGCTCGATTACAATACCGGCAAGCAGGTGCTTAAGCTGCTGCAGGATACCTGCCGTGACACCGGCACAACGGTGATTGTGATCACGCATAATCTGGCGATTGCTCCAATGGCCGACCGGGTCATTGAGATCAACAACGCCAAGGTACGGAAAATGGTGAAGAACGAAGCACCGGTATCCGTGGAAGATATCGAATGGTAA
- a CDS encoding ABC transporter ATP-binding protein, whose amino-acid sequence MAQKLLEIRKLTAGFATEKGLLKATDGISLTVNKGQTVCIVGESGSGKSVTSLAIMRLIDYAGGMILDGQIDFHGQDLGAKSQEEMREIRGNQIAMIFQDPMSSLNPVFTIGEQIAESLRLHQNKKDAEALKLAVDLLRLVGIPAPEIRAKQYPHELSGGMCQRVVIAIALACKPELLIADEPTTALDVTVQAQILDLLRKLQSELGMSILLITHDMGVAAEMADRIAVMYAGAIVEEGGVEEIFDHPSHPYTIGLLQSIPGFEGGRGGELYTISGTIPPIGQLPAGCRFHPRCPHAMEICRSQEPPDFMITGDHRTACWLFKDKPVSAGTSREAKRA is encoded by the coding sequence ATGGCGCAAAAACTACTCGAAATCCGGAAACTAACCGCCGGCTTTGCGACAGAGAAGGGGCTGCTCAAAGCAACCGACGGCATCTCCCTTACGGTGAATAAAGGTCAGACGGTCTGTATTGTAGGCGAATCCGGCAGCGGCAAAAGTGTCACCTCGCTGGCGATCATGCGCCTGATTGATTATGCGGGCGGTATGATCCTGGATGGACAGATTGACTTCCATGGACAGGATCTGGGGGCGAAGAGCCAGGAGGAGATGCGGGAAATCCGCGGCAACCAGATCGCTATGATCTTCCAGGACCCGATGTCTTCGCTCAACCCGGTCTTCACCATAGGCGAGCAGATCGCTGAGAGTCTGCGGCTGCATCAGAATAAGAAGGATGCAGAAGCGCTGAAGCTGGCGGTCGATCTGCTTAGATTAGTGGGGATTCCCGCACCGGAGATCCGTGCGAAGCAGTACCCGCATGAGCTGTCCGGCGGGATGTGCCAGCGCGTAGTCATTGCGATTGCGCTGGCCTGTAAGCCCGAGCTGCTGATTGCCGATGAGCCGACCACCGCGCTTGATGTGACGGTCCAGGCGCAGATTCTGGATCTGCTCCGCAAGCTTCAGTCGGAGCTTGGCATGTCCATCCTGCTGATTACCCACGACATGGGGGTGGCCGCCGAGATGGCGGACCGCATTGCTGTCATGTATGCGGGTGCTATCGTGGAAGAGGGCGGTGTGGAAGAGATCTTCGACCATCCCAGCCATCCTTATACGATAGGTCTGCTCCAGTCAATTCCGGGGTTCGAAGGCGGACGGGGAGGCGAGCTCTATACGATCAGCGGAACGATTCCGCCGATAGGACAATTGCCTGCGGGCTGCCGCTTCCACCCGCGCTGTCCGCATGCTATGGAGATCTGCCGGAGCCAGGAGCCGCCGGATTTCATGATCACGGGTGATCACCGGACCGCCTGCTGGCTGTTCAAGGATAAGCCAGTTTCAGCGGGTACCAGCAGGGAGGCGAAGCGCGCATGA
- a CDS encoding ABC transporter permease: MSPMPGGTDPEIPVVDLDRPPGPWRVLWKKFSRNPFAMGGLAVLLIFVLLAIFAPFLTSYGPEKIDLMFANLKPGAEGHPLGTDELGRDILSRLLYSARISLLIGFSVAFVSVLVGSVVGAISGYFGGFVDTVFMRIVDVMNSVPSLFLNILVMALFGTKIKFMILILAFTSWMSIARLVRGTFLQLREMQYVEAARAIGVSSWGIIFRHLLRNASFPIIVNATLMVGGAILSESALSYLGLGIQAPATSWGLMLSNAQEFMLVDPMQAVYPGFCILMVVLAVNFIGDGIRDALDPRQQVTKSRRRLEQWRKNYSKSGN, translated from the coding sequence ATGAGTCCGATGCCGGGCGGGACCGACCCGGAAATTCCAGTGGTGGATCTGGACAGACCTCCCGGCCCATGGAGAGTGCTGTGGAAGAAGTTTTCACGCAATCCTTTTGCCATGGGCGGATTGGCCGTCCTGCTTATCTTTGTGCTGCTGGCGATCTTCGCACCGTTCCTGACTTCCTATGGGCCGGAGAAGATTGATCTGATGTTCGCCAACCTGAAGCCGGGAGCGGAGGGTCATCCCCTCGGCACTGATGAGCTGGGCCGTGATATTCTCAGCAGATTGCTCTACAGTGCGCGAATCTCGTTGCTTATCGGTTTTTCCGTTGCTTTTGTATCCGTACTGGTCGGATCAGTGGTCGGAGCCATTTCGGGTTACTTCGGCGGATTTGTGGATACGGTATTCATGCGTATTGTTGACGTCATGAACTCCGTACCGTCCCTGTTCCTGAATATCCTGGTGATGGCGCTGTTCGGAACAAAGATTAAATTCATGATCCTGATTCTGGCGTTCACGAGCTGGATGAGTATTGCCCGGCTGGTCCGGGGAACCTTCCTGCAGCTGCGTGAAATGCAGTATGTGGAGGCGGCCAGAGCAATCGGGGTATCCAGCTGGGGGATCATCTTCCGGCATCTGCTCCGTAATGCAAGCTTCCCGATTATTGTCAATGCCACGTTGATGGTCGGCGGCGCGATTCTCAGTGAATCTGCATTGTCCTATCTTGGTCTTGGTATCCAGGCTCCGGCTACGAGCTGGGGGCTGATGCTTAGCAACGCGCAGGAGTTCATGCTGGTTGATCCGATGCAGGCGGTGTATCCGGGCTTTTGCATCCTGATGGTGGTGCTGGCGGTTAACTTTATCGGCGACGGCATCCGGGATGCCCTTGATCCCAGACAGCAAGTGACCAAATCCCGGAGGAGGCTGGAACAATGGCGCAAAAACTACTCGAAATCCGGAAACTAA
- a CDS encoding ABC transporter ATP-binding protein has product MMNRAATIPDRKLPASSEVLVEVKDIKKYFPITKGLLNRTVGQVKAVDGVSLAIRQGETFGLVGESGCGKSTFGRVLLRLQSATGGQVLFKGQDIHSLGSRDMRKLREEMQIIFQDPFGSLNPRFLVKDIIGEPLRIHWKMSGKEIDARVVELMELVGLDASRRNRYPHEFSGGQRQRIGIARAIALNPQFIVADEAVSALDVSVQSQVINLLMKLQKELGLTFLFIAHGLNVVRHISDRVGVMYLGKLVEVGETEELFAAPLHPYTAALLSAIPKPTPRRKQERIMLEGDVPSPANPPSGCRFHTRCPFVQDKCRFVEPLLEEVLPGRPVACHFPLLPKS; this is encoded by the coding sequence ATGATGAACAGGGCAGCAACCATACCAGACCGTAAGCTACCCGCTTCTTCTGAAGTGCTGGTGGAAGTTAAGGATATTAAGAAATATTTTCCGATCACCAAGGGTCTGCTTAACCGGACCGTTGGACAGGTGAAGGCTGTGGATGGGGTCAGTCTGGCGATCCGCCAAGGTGAGACGTTCGGGCTGGTCGGGGAATCCGGCTGCGGCAAATCCACTTTCGGACGGGTACTGCTCCGACTGCAAAGTGCGACCGGGGGGCAGGTGTTATTCAAGGGCCAGGATATCCATTCGCTGGGTTCGCGTGACATGCGGAAGCTGCGGGAAGAGATGCAAATTATCTTCCAGGACCCGTTCGGGTCGCTCAATCCGCGCTTTCTCGTCAAGGATATTATCGGCGAGCCGCTGCGCATTCACTGGAAGATGTCCGGCAAGGAGATCGATGCCCGGGTAGTCGAGCTGATGGAGCTGGTGGGTCTGGATGCCAGCCGCCGGAACCGCTACCCGCATGAATTCTCCGGCGGACAACGCCAGCGCATCGGTATCGCCCGGGCGATTGCACTGAATCCGCAGTTTATTGTGGCCGATGAGGCCGTGTCTGCGCTGGACGTATCCGTGCAATCCCAGGTCATTAACCTGCTGATGAAGCTGCAGAAGGAACTGGGCCTCACCTTCCTTTTCATCGCGCATGGTCTTAACGTAGTCCGGCATATCTCTGACCGTGTCGGGGTTATGTACCTGGGTAAGCTGGTGGAGGTAGGAGAGACGGAGGAGCTGTTCGCGGCTCCGTTGCATCCGTATACTGCCGCCCTGCTCTCGGCCATTCCCAAGCCTACGCCAAGGCGCAAGCAGGAGCGCATTATGCTGGAGGGAGATGTGCCCTCCCCGGCCAATCCGCCCTCGGGCTGCCGGTTCCATACCCGCTGCCCGTTCGTCCAGGACAAATGCCGCTTCGTGGAGCCGCTGCTGGAAGAGGTCCTGCCGGGCCGTCCGGTAGCCTGTCATTTCCCGTTACTTCCGAAATCCTGA
- a CDS encoding aldo/keto reductase — protein sequence MTNHIPEVLLNDGMKVPAIGFGTAWIRGAKGVESLKTAMDLGYRLIDSAFNYENEGVVGEAVRQSGVDRDQLFITSKLPGRHHKYEEALKTIEESLYRAGLDYYDLYLIHWPNPKVNLYVEAWQALIDARAKGLIRSIGVSNFLPEHLDRLIKETGVVPAMNQIELHPFYHQAEQRAYHEQHGIVTESWSPLGRGEDLLKNEQLRAIAAAKGKSVPQIVLRWHVQLGAVPIPRSQSEEHQRENLDIFDFELSEAEMKVIAELPSTGPLWDQDPAVYEEF from the coding sequence ATGACGAATCATATTCCGGAAGTACTGCTGAACGATGGAATGAAGGTGCCTGCGATTGGCTTTGGTACTGCGTGGATCAGAGGCGCGAAGGGTGTAGAGAGTCTGAAGACGGCAATGGATCTGGGGTATCGTCTGATCGATTCCGCATTCAACTATGAGAATGAGGGTGTGGTCGGGGAGGCGGTGCGGCAGAGCGGCGTGGACAGAGATCAGCTGTTCATCACCTCGAAGCTCCCTGGGCGCCATCATAAGTATGAGGAAGCACTTAAGACCATTGAAGAATCGCTGTACCGGGCGGGGCTGGATTATTATGATCTGTATCTGATCCACTGGCCGAATCCCAAGGTGAACCTGTATGTGGAAGCGTGGCAGGCACTGATTGATGCGCGGGCAAAAGGGCTGATCCGTTCGATCGGCGTCAGCAATTTCCTGCCGGAGCATCTGGACCGCCTGATCAAGGAGACGGGGGTGGTACCGGCAATGAACCAGATTGAGCTGCATCCCTTCTACCATCAGGCGGAGCAGCGCGCGTATCATGAGCAGCACGGAATCGTCACAGAATCCTGGAGTCCGCTGGGACGCGGCGAGGATCTGCTTAAGAATGAACAGCTGCGAGCTATTGCCGCAGCCAAGGGCAAATCCGTCCCGCAGATTGTTCTGCGCTGGCATGTGCAGCTGGGAGCCGTTCCGATTCCAAGATCGCAGTCGGAGGAGCATCAGCGGGAGAATCTGGATATTTTCGACTTCGAGCTGTCGGAGGCTGAGATGAAGGTGATTGCTGAGCTTCCGTCCACCGGACCGCTGTGGGACCAGGACCCGGCTGTGTACGAAGAATTCTGA
- a CDS encoding SDR family oxidoreductase — MSDQYKIQDPVQQYEKATPEFEQQQPSPGLETKMHPRPDDGAGTYKGSGKLTGRKAVITGADSGIGRAVAIAFAREGADVVLAYLPEEEADAKEVVKLVEEAGRKAVALPGDLKDEKYCEQLIAKAAEELGGIDILANIAGKQQFVKDIADLTTEQFDATFKTNVYSLFWLCKAAVKHMKPGSTIINTSSIQAYEPSEILLDYATTKSAINTFSKAFAQQVAPKGIRVNVVAPGPVWTPLQVSGGQPEEVLKEFGAKTPLGRPGQPAEMAPAYVFLASQESSYVSGETLNANGGMPTP; from the coding sequence ATGAGTGATCAATATAAGATTCAAGACCCTGTGCAGCAATATGAAAAGGCTACGCCTGAATTCGAGCAGCAGCAGCCCAGTCCCGGCCTGGAGACGAAGATGCATCCGCGTCCCGATGACGGAGCGGGTACCTACAAGGGCAGCGGGAAGCTCACCGGACGCAAGGCCGTCATTACGGGAGCGGATAGCGGAATCGGGCGGGCGGTAGCGATTGCTTTTGCCCGTGAAGGCGCGGATGTGGTGCTGGCCTATCTGCCGGAGGAAGAAGCTGACGCGAAGGAAGTCGTTAAGCTCGTAGAGGAAGCCGGCCGCAAGGCAGTGGCCCTGCCGGGGGATCTGAAGGACGAGAAGTACTGTGAGCAGTTGATTGCCAAGGCCGCAGAGGAGCTGGGCGGGATTGATATCCTGGCTAACATCGCCGGTAAGCAGCAGTTCGTGAAAGACATCGCCGACTTGACCACTGAACAGTTCGATGCTACCTTCAAGACGAATGTCTACTCGCTGTTCTGGCTCTGCAAGGCAGCGGTGAAGCATATGAAGCCGGGTAGTACGATTATTAATACATCATCGATTCAGGCCTATGAGCCTTCAGAGATTCTGCTGGATTATGCCACCACCAAGAGCGCGATCAACACCTTCAGCAAGGCGTTCGCCCAGCAGGTGGCGCCTAAGGGAATCCGGGTGAACGTTGTCGCACCGGGACCGGTGTGGACTCCGCTTCAGGTAAGCGGCGGACAGCCGGAGGAAGTCCTGAAGGAATTCGGAGCCAAGACCCCGCTGGGACGCCCCGGCCAACCTGCTGAGATGGCCCCGGCTTATGTATTCCTGGCCAGCCAGGAATCAAGTTATGTCAGCGGCGAGACTCTGAATGCCAACGGTGGAATGCCGACCCCATAA
- a CDS encoding ABC transporter substrate-binding protein → MAKKRKWWSGLLVLSLVGVLFTGCSTNNTAGSSTSAPAATTAPAESTAPDATEAPAADAPVDGGTLVTSSFSDIVNINPLLVNDTASGDVAQFVFAKLYNLDREGNVQAEDWSLAAALPEISEDGLTYTVKLKDTAKWSDGQPVVADDVVYTVEMAKNKETGSPLISAFDKVKTVEKVDDHTVKFTMSQIYAPFLYALVQEIVPAHVLKDVKPTEMQKNAFGTDPAKTVTSGPWKWTAWKQGESHTLDADPAYWGTVKPHIAQIIYKVYADQNTEVQAIMKGDTDHISAIPVTQVEAVKADGKIDIIQKPGAQYEYVNFNFDGKNFPDGYGLFQGQKTRQAIAHALNRQGMVDNILKGVGALMNAPFLPDTWADPGDAAVNYDYNAETAKKLLAEDGWVADAKDGILVKDGHRFSFELQYNAGNSRREQVAAVIQQNLKDVGIEVKPKAIDFAAWIDQNVTPGKYQALLLAWSLNTPDPDAESIFSSKYFPPAGQNSGWYKNEKLDKLWVDGYSTVDQAKRKEIYKEVGKEISTDLPYVFLYQYGQAIGTGPRVHWAEEDAPEPSLGYGQFFHAIKWWVTE, encoded by the coding sequence ATGGCGAAAAAGAGAAAATGGTGGTCAGGTTTACTAGTCTTATCGTTGGTAGGGGTTCTATTTACAGGTTGCAGTACGAATAACACTGCGGGTTCTTCAACAAGTGCGCCTGCAGCCACTACAGCTCCGGCAGAGAGTACAGCGCCTGATGCTACGGAAGCACCTGCTGCTGACGCGCCTGTTGACGGCGGAACACTAGTTACAAGCTCATTCTCCGATATTGTTAATATTAATCCCCTCTTAGTTAATGACACCGCTTCTGGTGATGTGGCCCAATTCGTCTTCGCCAAGCTGTATAACCTGGACCGTGAAGGCAATGTACAGGCAGAGGATTGGTCGCTGGCTGCCGCGCTGCCGGAGATCTCCGAAGATGGCTTGACCTACACTGTGAAGCTGAAGGATACCGCCAAATGGAGTGACGGCCAGCCCGTCGTTGCAGATGATGTAGTCTACACCGTTGAAATGGCCAAGAATAAGGAGACAGGCTCGCCCCTGATCAGTGCCTTTGACAAGGTGAAGACCGTGGAGAAGGTCGATGACCACACGGTGAAATTCACGATGTCCCAGATTTACGCCCCATTCCTGTACGCGCTCGTTCAGGAGATTGTTCCCGCTCATGTTCTTAAGGATGTGAAGCCGACCGAAATGCAGAAAAACGCTTTCGGTACAGATCCGGCTAAGACCGTTACAAGCGGACCGTGGAAATGGACAGCCTGGAAGCAGGGAGAGAGCCATACCCTGGATGCTGATCCGGCCTACTGGGGAACCGTGAAGCCTCATATCGCTCAGATTATCTATAAGGTCTATGCCGACCAGAATACTGAAGTTCAGGCGATTATGAAAGGTGACACAGACCATATTAGTGCGATTCCTGTAACCCAGGTTGAAGCAGTTAAGGCTGACGGCAAAATCGATATCATCCAGAAGCCGGGCGCACAGTATGAATATGTTAACTTCAACTTTGACGGCAAGAACTTCCCGGATGGCTACGGCCTGTTCCAGGGACAGAAGACCAGACAGGCGATTGCCCATGCCCTGAATCGTCAAGGGATGGTAGACAATATCCTGAAGGGCGTAGGCGCACTGATGAATGCACCGTTCCTGCCAGATACCTGGGCTGACCCGGGTGATGCTGCTGTGAACTATGATTACAATGCTGAAACGGCCAAGAAGCTCCTGGCTGAAGACGGCTGGGTTGCGGATGCCAAAGACGGCATTCTGGTCAAAGATGGCCACCGCTTCTCCTTCGAGCTGCAGTATAATGCCGGCAACAGCCGTCGTGAACAGGTAGCCGCTGTTATCCAGCAGAACCTGAAAGATGTAGGCATTGAAGTGAAGCCTAAGGCGATCGATTTCGCTGCATGGATTGACCAGAACGTAACGCCGGGTAAATATCAGGCCCTGCTGCTGGCATGGTCGCTGAATACTCCGGACCCGGATGCAGAGAGCATTTTCTCCTCCAAGTATTTCCCGCCTGCCGGACAGAACAGCGGCTGGTATAAGAATGAGAAGCTGGATAAGCTGTGGGTAGACGGATATTCCACGGTAGATCAGGCTAAGCGCAAAGAAATCTACAAAGAAGTAGGTAAGGAAATCTCGACCGACCTTCCTTATGTCTTCCTGTATCAGTATGGTCAGGCGATCGGAACAGGACCTAGAGTGCACTGGGCAGAGGAGGATGCTCCTGAGCCGTCACTGGGCTACGGACAGTTCTTCCACGCTATCAAATGGTGGGTAACCGAGTAA
- a CDS encoding ABC transporter permease translates to MKKRALWKDVFREIGRTKARFLSIFAIIMLGVSFFSGIKSAGPDMLDTAATYYKDLRLMDLRVQSTYGLSERGIEQLRGIPGVQTVQPVYSSDVFLGDSGLIAKVYSYADNNELNGYKLTAGHLPAASGEIVLDEHLREQDKFKLGDSIIFGGEAGDKPEQSFRTKTYTVVGFAQSPQYIETANRGTSRIGKGTLDAFALIPKGDFTLPVYTEAYLSFKDTAAQTAYTPAYDKLIEQHLSGVEEALKDYPAQRLEELKAEAVAAAKQAAAQQGTQQQQPQQQAASAAQSQPELPKIYVADRTINPGYAEYKDNADRLSAIASAFPVFFFLIAALVSLTTMTRMVEEQRLQIGTLKALGYGAMDIMTKFLVYGTLASLAASITGLAVGFTFFPDLIYNAYSSLYNLPDVIKSFYPSYAVISIIVALVCTTMTAMIAARVELRSSASVLMRPKAPKSGQRILLERFTFLWRRLSFVQKVTARNLFRYKQRMFMTVIGVAGCTALILTGFGLKDSIGSIAERQFGGIMKYSALVALHDNAAAADQASYKELIEQETAVTGTLNVLQEAMTARAKGVNDQEVRIFVPSDTADLASFVNLKDRSTGKPRVLSDEGAVITEKLAKLYDVAPGDTLALLDSNNEPFQVKVSAVTENYVLHYVYMTPAYYTEVFGKEPVYNTQLLNYSGKDKGWESAFREKLTANGQVALVSFSSGVGEAFEETMDSMDIVIVVLIVSAAALAFVVLYNLTNINVSERIRELSTIKVLGFYDKEVTLYIYRENILLTLLGILSGSALGVILHRFVLSTAELDATMFAPLINWQSYIYAALLTILFSGIVMAFMHIKLKRIHMIEALKSVE, encoded by the coding sequence ATGAAGAAACGGGCACTATGGAAGGATGTTTTTCGGGAGATCGGCCGCACCAAGGCGAGGTTCCTCTCGATCTTTGCAATTATTATGCTGGGGGTCAGCTTCTTCTCCGGGATCAAGTCGGCCGGACCGGATATGCTGGACACCGCAGCAACCTATTATAAGGATCTGCGGCTGATGGATCTGCGGGTCCAGTCCACTTACGGGCTGTCGGAGCGAGGGATTGAACAGCTTCGGGGGATACCCGGGGTGCAGACGGTTCAGCCTGTATACAGCTCGGATGTCTTTCTTGGCGACAGCGGGCTGATTGCCAAGGTCTATTCATATGCAGACAATAATGAACTGAACGGCTACAAGCTCACTGCCGGGCATCTCCCGGCAGCCTCTGGAGAAATTGTACTGGATGAGCACCTGCGCGAACAGGACAAATTCAAGCTCGGCGATTCTATTATCTTCGGCGGGGAGGCCGGGGATAAGCCCGAACAGAGCTTCCGGACCAAGACCTATACTGTAGTAGGCTTCGCGCAGAGTCCGCAATATATTGAGACCGCGAACCGCGGAACCAGCCGGATCGGCAAAGGGACCCTTGATGCGTTCGCGCTCATCCCGAAAGGGGATTTCACACTTCCGGTATATACGGAGGCATACCTCAGCTTCAAGGATACGGCTGCCCAAACAGCCTATACGCCTGCGTATGATAAGCTGATTGAGCAGCATCTTTCCGGGGTGGAGGAGGCGCTGAAGGATTACCCGGCGCAGCGTCTGGAGGAGCTGAAGGCGGAGGCGGTAGCAGCGGCCAAGCAGGCTGCGGCTCAGCAGGGGACGCAACAGCAACAGCCACAACAACAGGCAGCATCCGCCGCACAGAGCCAGCCGGAGCTGCCCAAGATATATGTGGCAGACCGCACGATTAACCCGGGATACGCCGAATACAAGGATAATGCGGACCGCCTGTCCGCGATTGCGTCGGCTTTTCCGGTATTCTTTTTCCTGATTGCAGCGCTTGTCAGCTTAACGACAATGACCCGCATGGTGGAGGAGCAGCGGCTCCAGATCGGGACGTTGAAGGCACTCGGATACGGCGCTATGGACATCATGACCAAGTTTCTGGTGTACGGAACACTGGCTAGCCTTGCAGCATCTATTACGGGTCTAGCGGTCGGCTTCACGTTCTTCCCGGACCTTATCTATAATGCTTACAGCTCGCTCTACAACTTGCCGGATGTGATCAAGAGCTTCTATCCTTCCTACGCCGTGATCTCCATCATCGTAGCGCTGGTATGTACAACGATGACGGCGATGATCGCCGCGCGGGTGGAGCTGCGGAGTAGCGCCTCTGTGCTGATGCGGCCCAAGGCACCGAAGAGCGGGCAGCGGATTCTGCTGGAGCGCTTCACCTTCCTGTGGAGAAGGCTCAGCTTCGTGCAAAAGGTAACGGCCCGCAATCTGTTCCGCTACAAGCAGCGGATGTTCATGACCGTTATCGGGGTGGCAGGATGTACTGCGCTGATTCTGACCGGCTTTGGACTGAAGGATTCCATTGGCAGCATCGCCGAGCGGCAGTTCGGCGGGATTATGAAATACAGCGCCCTGGTCGCCCTGCATGATAATGCAGCCGCAGCAGATCAAGCTTCCTATAAGGAGCTGATTGAACAGGAGACTGCGGTGACAGGCACGCTGAATGTACTGCAGGAGGCTATGACCGCCCGGGCCAAAGGCGTGAACGATCAGGAAGTACGGATATTTGTTCCCTCGGATACAGCTGATCTGGCGTCTTTCGTTAATCTCAAGGACCGCAGCACCGGTAAGCCGCGTGTACTTAGTGACGAGGGCGCGGTCATTACAGAGAAGCTGGCCAAGCTGTATGATGTTGCTCCCGGGGATACATTGGCGCTTCTTGACAGCAATAATGAGCCATTCCAGGTCAAGGTATCAGCGGTCACTGAGAACTATGTGCTGCATTACGTATACATGACTCCGGCTTACTACACGGAGGTGTTCGGCAAGGAGCCGGTCTATAATACTCAATTACTCAACTACAGCGGCAAGGATAAAGGGTGGGAGAGTGCCTTCAGGGAGAAGCTGACTGCTAATGGCCAGGTGGCCTTGGTCAGCTTTTCCAGCGGAGTGGGAGAAGCCTTCGAGGAAACTATGGACAGTATGGATATCGTCATTGTGGTGCTGATTGTCTCTGCTGCCGCGTTGGCCTTCGTGGTTCTGTACAACCTGACCAATATTAACGTGTCCGAGCGGATCCGCGAGTTGTCTACGATTAAGGTGCTCGGCTTCTATGATAAGGAAGTCACTCTGTATATTTACCGGGAAAATATTCTGCTGACCCTGCTCGGCATCCTGTCGGGCAGTGCCCTGGGGGTGATCCTGCACCGTTTCGTCCTCTCGACCGCTGAGCTGGATGCCACCATGTTCGCTCCGCTTATCAATTGGCAGAGCTACATCTATGCAGCGCTATTGACCATACTATTTTCAGGGATCGTAATGGCTTTCATGCACATCAAGCTCAAGCGGATTCATATGATTGAAGCGCTGAAGTCGGTAGAGTAG
- a CDS encoding ABC transporter permease — protein MTEYLIRRVLQSVLVIFLITILTFLLIHAAPGGPTQVMLAPGLTPEIFAQQAKNLGLDQPIPVQYFHWIGDLLQGDLGYTFKNHIAISDLLWPRIGNTIILMGAAWLVSLLIAIPWGIYNSTKVYGLSDQTASFISYLGFAMPTFWFGILLQQWLSLKLDWFPLSDMHTRGKEDSIADLFMHLVLPVTVLALGFLASYMKYARASMLEVLDQDYIRTARAKGVKERKVVFRHALRNALIPIITILGLDLPILVGGAALTENVFNWPGMGRWFVEMATAREYSALMAVTIVTAVMVVIGNLLADILYVVVDPRVKLGKQGGKAA, from the coding sequence ATGACAGAATATCTGATACGCCGTGTACTTCAATCGGTACTGGTCATCTTTCTGATTACCATACTAACCTTTCTTCTCATCCATGCGGCTCCGGGCGGCCCTACGCAAGTGATGCTCGCACCGGGACTGACGCCGGAAATATTTGCGCAGCAAGCCAAGAACCTGGGCTTGGATCAGCCCATTCCTGTACAGTATTTTCACTGGATCGGCGACCTGCTGCAAGGGGATCTGGGTTATACCTTTAAGAACCATATTGCGATCTCGGACCTGCTGTGGCCGCGTATCGGCAATACCATAATCCTGATGGGGGCAGCTTGGCTGGTATCGCTGCTGATCGCAATCCCCTGGGGAATCTACAATAGTACCAAAGTCTATGGTTTATCGGATCAGACGGCTTCCTTCATTTCTTATCTGGGCTTCGCCATGCCGACCTTCTGGTTCGGGATTCTGCTGCAGCAGTGGCTGTCGCTCAAGCTGGACTGGTTCCCATTGTCGGATATGCATACAAGAGGCAAGGAAGACAGTATCGCTGATTTATTCATGCATCTGGTGCTGCCGGTAACAGTGCTGGCACTTGGTTTCCTGGCTTCTTATATGAAGTATGCGCGGGCCAGTATGCTGGAGGTGCTGGATCAGGATTATATCCGGACGGCACGGGCCAAAGGCGTCAAGGAACGGAAGGTCGTCTTCCGCCATGCCCTGCGCAATGCGCTTATTCCAATTATTACGATACTTGGCCTTGATCTTCCGATCCTGGTGGGAGGGGCCGCACTAACAGAGAATGTATTCAACTGGCCGGGAATGGGCCGTTGGTTCGTAGAGATGGCCACTGCGCGCGAATATTCGGCACTGATGGCTGTGACCATCGTAACGGCTGTGATGGTCGTCATTGGCAATCTTCTGGCAGATATACTGTATGTCGTAGTTGATCCCCGCGTGAAGCTCGGCAAGCAAGGGGGGAAGGCAGCATGA